In the genome of Longimicrobium sp., the window CTGCTGAAGCCTGCCTCGTACGGCGCGAACGGCTACCGCTACTACGAGGAGCCGCAGCTGCTGATGCTGCAGCAGATCCTGTTCTACCGCGAGCTCGGGTTCGGGCTGAAGAAGATCAAGGAGATCCTGGGCCGCCCCGAGTTCGCGACCGTAGACGCCCTGGAATCGCACCGGAAGGTCCTGCAGAAGAACGTCGCGCGGACCCGCAGGCTGATCGCAACGATCGACAGGACCCTCGACCACCTGAAAGGGAGAACGACCATGCAAAGCGAGGAGATGTTCGCCGGCTTCAACGTGGCGGCCGGCAAGGACCGGTTCGGTGAGCACGTGCTGCTGGGCGGCGAGCCGAACGACTGCAAGGTGTCGGCACGCGACACGGGCGGCGCCATGAGCATCTTCGAGTTCACCGGCAGCGGCGGCGGTCCGCGCCACCTGCACCACGGCCAGGACGAGTGGATCTACGTGCTCGACGGCGAGGTAGAGCTGCACATCGGGGAGCAGCAGCTTCGCTTGGGCCCGGGGGAAAGCGCCTTCGTTCCGCGCGAGGTGCCCCACGTCTGGGTGTTCGCGGGCGGCGGGCCGGGCAGAATCCTGAACGTGTACCAGCCGGCCGGCGCCATGGAGGAGTTCTTCCGCGAACTCGGCACCCACGTGGAAACGCCCGTGCACGAGGCGCTCTCCATCGACGGGCTTCGCCAGCTGTTCCAGTCGCACGGGATGAAGCTCGTGGGACCGCCGCTCTACTGGGAGGAGTACCTGGCTGGAAGGTAGCCGCAAACTCATCGCGCCGACGAACACCGAACTGGCGCGAATTTGGATGAAGGTTATTGCTTGGACGGGTGTTTACTCTGGATACAAGTAGAGCGGGCTGGGTGCACGCACCCAGCCCGCTCTCCACCTTCGGCTTCCGCCGACGCCTCATCGCTGATACATTCTCTTCACCATTCCTCAGGTCGTCCTATACCGTCCTCGCGACGGCAAGTCCCTGAGGTGACGGAATCCCGGCGCCGCACCAGCGGTGCCGGGATTCTGCGTTCGTGGGGACTCGTTCACGCCACCAGCCACCA includes:
- a CDS encoding cupin domain-containing protein, producing the protein MAYTVKEVASMSGISVRTLHFYDETDLLKPASYGANGYRYYEEPQLLMLQQILFYRELGFGLKKIKEILGRPEFATVDALESHRKVLQKNVARTRRLIATIDRTLDHLKGRTTMQSEEMFAGFNVAAGKDRFGEHVLLGGEPNDCKVSARDTGGAMSIFEFTGSGGGPRHLHHGQDEWIYVLDGEVELHIGEQQLRLGPGESAFVPREVPHVWVFAGGGPGRILNVYQPAGAMEEFFRELGTHVETPVHEALSIDGLRQLFQSHGMKLVGPPLYWEEYLAGR